A stretch of the Lolium perenne isolate Kyuss_39 chromosome 3, Kyuss_2.0, whole genome shotgun sequence genome encodes the following:
- the LOC127338514 gene encoding uncharacterized protein, whose protein sequence is MSGDPKIMYMQYTAELDTLTAEQRKEIEKTAEECEVMWEQSGTDDKPVGPLRYFIKNTARKMRRLASLLGCREAEIATSSSSEEREIPEDELILSQAILPKRTSKQAARSAYQLKPRGKGPNRYTPEDYVSRGKKVVTEEDEGPRRRSDMSRMRNDEPFSSEEEEEDEEEEEEEEQEQEQEQQEQQQEQQQEQPRQRTKRMAVRKQPARTARRGRY, encoded by the exons atgtcgggcgatccaaagatcatgtacatgcagtacactgcggagttggacactcttaccgctgagcag cggaAGGAGATCGAAAAAACAGCTGAGGAGTGCGAGGTTATGTGGGAGCAGAGCGGGACAGATGACAAGCCTGTCGGACCGTTGcggtatttcattaag aacactgcacgaaagatgcggcggttagccagcttgctaggttgccgggaagccgaaatcgctacatcttcctcttcagaagagcgggag attcctgaggacgagctaattctgagtcaagccatacttccaaagcgtacctccaagcaagccgcacggtcagcttaccagttgaagccaaggggcaagggtccaaaccggtacactccggaagattatgtcagccgaggaaagaaggttgtcactgaggaggatgaggggccgcGGCGGAGATCAgatatgtcgaggatgaggaacgacgagccgttctcttcagaggaggaggaggaggatgaggaggaggaggaggaggaggagcaggagcaggagcaggagcagcaggagcagcagcaggagcagcagcaggagcagccacggcagcggacgaagaggatggccgtccggaagcagcccgcgaggacggcacgtcgaggacgctactag
- the LOC127343201 gene encoding uncharacterized protein: MDRQQQRPHDALTGRRTGGGGSSSMSRRQGRFHHGGTDSDDDGPSSSSSSAPVVDHAECTARSCRTCVAVSLADCIALGCCPCAVVSLLGLALVKAPLALGRRCVRRLLRRRGRLRQKKRVRDDMVDHLALAADGKRAGHAAPADEEDDVAVAAAAAAASDADSVWLEMYQVGQWGFGRLSFSVNPPPKNGDGDGCESHV; this comes from the coding sequence ATGGACAGGCAGCAGCAGCGTCCGCATGACGCGTTGACCGGCCGTCggaccggcggcggcggctcctcctcgatGTCGCGGCGCCAGGGCCGGTTCCACCACGGCGGcaccgacagcgacgacgacggcccgTCTTCGTCGTCCTCTTCCGCGCCGGTGGTCGACCACGCGGAGTGCACGGCGCGGTCGTGCCGGACGTGCGTGGCTGTCTCCCTCGCGGACTGCATCGCGCTGGGGTGCTGCCCGTGCGCGGTCGTCAGCCTGCTGGGGCTGGCGCTCGTCAAGGCCCCGCTCGCCCTCGGCCGGCGCTGCGTGCGGCGCCTGCTCCGGCGCCGCGGGAGGCTGCGGCAGAAGAAGCGCGTGCGCGACGACATGGTAGACCACCTGGCGCTCGCGGCGGACGGCAAGCGCGCGGGCCACGCGGCGCctgccgacgaggaggacgacgtggcggttgcagcggcggcggcggccgcgagCGACGCCGACAGTGTGTGGCTGGAGATGTACCAGGTGGGGCAGTGGGGCTTCGGCCGCTTGTCTTTCTCCGTGAACCCGCCCCCGAagaacggcgacggcgacggctgcGAGAGCCACGTGTGA